A genomic region of Arachis stenosperma cultivar V10309 chromosome 9, arast.V10309.gnm1.PFL2, whole genome shotgun sequence contains the following coding sequences:
- the LOC130950934 gene encoding ras-related protein RABF1, with the protein MGCGSSTLGRDSRPLGRDNSENGGGQDAKNLRVKLVLLGDSGVGKSCIVLRFVRGQFDPTSKVTVGASFLSQTIALQDSTTVKFEIWDTAGQERYAALAPLYYRGAAVAVIVYDITSPESFSKAQYWVKELQKHGSPEIVLALVGNKADLHEKREVAVQDGIDYAEKNGMFFIETSAKTADNINELFEEIAKRLPRPSAS; encoded by the exons ATGGGCTGTGGCTCCTCCACTCTAG GTAGGGATTCGAGGCCGCTTGGTCGAGACAATTCTGAGAATGGTGGAGGGCAGGACGCCAAGAACCTTCGTGTTAAGCTTGTTCTCTTAGGTGATTCTGGCGTCGGTAAAAGCTGTATTGTTCTAAGGTTTGTCCGTGGTCAATTCGATCCAACATCCAAG GTAACTGTTGGAGCATCTTTTTTGTCGCAAACGATAGCACTGCAAGACTCTACAACAGTTAAGTTTGAAATATGGGATACTGCTGGTCAAGAGAG GTATGCTGCATTGGCACCCCTATATTATCGTGGTGCAGCGGTTGCAGTTATTGTCTATGATATTACAAGCCCGGAATCTTTCAGCAAAGCACAATACTGGGTTAAG GAGCTACAAAAGCACGGAAGCCCTGAAATAGTTCTGGCATTGGTTGGTAATAAAGCTGATCTTCATGAGAAGCGAGAGGTGGCTGTTCAG GATGGCATTGACTATGCAGAGAAGAACGGAATGTTCTTTATAGAGACATCTGCAAAGACAGCGGACAACATAAATGAACTCTTTGAG GAAATTGCGAAAAGACTGCCTCGCCCTTCAGCTTCTTGA
- the LOC130948735 gene encoding U-box domain-containing protein 14 produces the protein MGGGSEKNSKAMMVVARLAESIKEISGLPECNNVCKRIYGNLVRRVKLLSPLFEELKDSDDESLLSDEQVAAFECLNVALDSANTLLNSVNHGSKLYQALQRNDIIVKFQQITEKIEEALCGISYDKLEISEEVQEQIELVHAQFKRAKNPTEFADLQLDLDMEVAQKEKDPDPAVLKRLSDKLHLRTINDLKKESGELHELVITSGGEPGEYFETITSLLRKLKDCVLTENPEVDNNDDGKVPIKHRSPVIPDDFRCPISLELMKDPVIVSTGQTYERSCIQKWLDAGHKTCPKTQQTLLHTALTPNYVLKSLIALWCESNGVELPKKQGSCRAKKSGSNHSDCDRTAINTLLDKLANGDMEQQRAAAGELRLLAKRNADNRVCIAEAGAIPLLVELLSSSDPRTQEHAVTALLNLSINESNKGTIVNAGAIPDIVDVLKSGSMEARENAAATLFSLSVLDENKVAIGAAGAIPVLIKLLCEGTPRGKKDAATAIFNLSIYQGNKARAIKAGIVAPLMRFLKDAGGGMVDEALAIMAILASHHEGRIAIGQAEPIPILVEVIRTGSPRNRENAAAVLWSLCTGDLMQLKLAKELGAEEVLHELSENGTDRAKRKAGSILEVLQRIEGDQNVQSS, from the exons ATGGGTGGTGGGAGTGAGAAGAACTCCAAGGCCATGATGGTTGTGGCGCGTTTGGCTGAGTCCATAAAGGAGATTTCAGGGCTTCCAGAGTGCAACAACGTTTGCAAGAGGATTTATGGGAATCTGGTTAGGAGGGTGAAGCTTTTGAGCCCTCTCTTTGAAGAATTGAAGGACAGTGATGATGAGTCCCTCCTCAGTGATGAACAAGTTGCAGCTTTTGAGTGTCTCAACGTTGCATTGGATTCAGCTAACACCCTTCTTAACTCTGTGAACCATGGGAGTAAGCTTTATCAG GCTTTGCAGAGAAATGATATAATAGTTAAGTTCCAACAAATAACTGAAAAAATTGAAGAGGCATTGTGTGGAATTTCCTACGACAAACTTGAGATATCGGAGGAAGTTCAGGAACAG attgAACTGGTGCATGCTCAATTCAAAAGAGCCAAAAATCCTACAGAATTTGCTGATTTACAACTAGATTTGGATATGGAAGTAGCACAGAAAGAAAAAGACCCTGATCCTGCTGTCCTCAAAAGACTTTCCGACAAGTTGCATTTGAGGACTATAAATGATCTGAAGAAAGAGTCTGGTGAGTTACACGAATTGGTTATCACAAGTGGTGGGGAACCAGGAGAATATTTTGAGACAATAACATCCCTTCTTAGGAAACTGAAGGACTGCGTGTTAACCGAAAATCCTGAGGTTGATAACAATGATGATGGAAAAGTGCCAATTAAGCACAGGTCTCCGGTAATCCCAGATGATTTTCGATGTCCTATATCTCTTGAACTGATGAAAGATCCTGTAATTGTCTCTACTGGTCAG ACATATGAAAGATCATGCATTCAGAAATGGCTTGATGCTGGTCACAAAACCTGCCCCAAGACGCAGCAGACACTTTTGCATACTGCCCTTACCCCTAACTATGTTTTGAAGAGTTTGATCGCTTTATGGTGCGAAAGCAATGGTGTCGAGCTACCGAAGAAGCAGGGGAGCTGTAGAGCAAAGAAATCCGGAAGCAATCATTCGGATTGTGACAGAACTGCTATTAACACATTATTGGATAAACTAGCAAACGGTGATATGGAGCAGCAGAGAGCAGCTGCTGGTGAACTCCGGTTGCTGGCTAAAAGGAATGCAGATAACCGAGTGTGTATTGCTGAGGCAGGAGCAATACCACTTCTTGTGGAATTGTTGTCTTCTTCGGATCCTCGAACGCAGGAGCATGCGGTTACAGCACTTCTTAATCTTTCAATCAATGAGAGCAACAAAGGAACTATAGTAAATGCAGGAGCTATACCGGATATCGTAGATGTACTGAAAAGTGGCAGCATGGAGGCTAGAGAAAACGCAGCTGCAACACTCTTTAGCTTATCCGTTCTAGATGAGAACAAGGTTGCAATAGGAGCAGCTGGAGCTATCCCAGTTCTTATAAAGTTACTTTGCGAAGGTACTCCGAGAGGTAAGAAGGATGCTGCTACTGCGATCTTTAATCTCTCCATCTATCAAGGAAACAAAGCAAGAGCCATCAAAGCCGGTATAGTAGCCCCATTAATGCGATTTTTGAAGGATGCCGGGGGTGGTATGGTAGACGAAGCACTAGCTATAATGGCAATCCTTGCAAGCCACCATGAAGGAAGGATAGCAATCGGTCAGGCTGAGCCAATCCCTATTCTAGTGGAGGTTATACGAACGGGGTCTCCACGCAACAGGGAGAATGCCGCGGCCGTATTGTGGTCGCTTTGCACGGGAGATCTAATGCAATTGAAACTAGCAAAGGAACTTGGCGCAGAAGAAGTGTTACACGAATTATCTGAAAATGGCACTGATAGAGCCAAGAGAAAAGCAGGAAGCATATTAGAAGTCTTACAGCGGATTGAAGGGGATCAGAATGTGCAAAGTTCTTAG
- the LOC130951065 gene encoding vacuolar protein-sorting-associated protein 33 homolog, giving the protein MAQIPNLDNAPINLISIREQSQKELINILKNIRGKKCLVIDPKLGDSLSLIIQTSLLKEHGVELRHLSADHIQTDCTKVVYLVRSQPNLMRHICSNIHHDESKGLQREYHVYFVPRRTVVCEKVLEEEKLHNMVTIGEYPLYIVPMDEDVLSFELDLAYKECQVDGDTSSLWHIAKAIHKLEFSFGVIPNLRAKGKASVRVADILNRMQAEEPVNSSDMVMPEINTLILLDREVDMVTPLCSQLTYEGLLDEFLNIKNGSIELDASIMGLQQEGKKTKVPLNSTDKLFKEIRDLNFEVVVQILRQKATSMKQDYTEMTTTSQSVSELKDFVKKLNSLPEITRHINLAQHLTTFTSKPSFLGQLDMEHTIVESQSYDICFDYIEELIHKQEPLTTVLRLLILFSVTNSGLPKKHFDYLRRELLHSYGFEHITTLNNLEKAGLFKKQESRSNWLTIKRALQLVVEDTDTANPNDISYVFSGYAPLSIRLIQHAIRSGWRPVEEILKLLPGPHLETKRGAFSNSPSFDSLSGVSTGIAKVPDGRRALVLVVFVGGVTFAEISALRFLCSQEGMAYDLIIATTKIVNGQTLVETFMEKLG; this is encoded by the exons ATGGCTCAGATTCCCAACCTGGACAATGCCCCCATCAATCTCATTTCAATCAG GGAACAATCCcaaaaggagctcatcaacatcCTCAAGAAC ATTCGAGGGAAGAAGTGTTTGGTTATCGATCCGAAGCTAGGggactctctctctctcatcataCAGACATCATTACTCAAG GAGCATGGAGTTGAATTGCGGCATCTTTCGGCTGACCACATTCAAACTGACTGCACCAAAGTGGTCTACCTCGTGCGATCTCAGCCTAATTTGATGCGACATATATGTTCTAATATTCACCATGACGAATCAAAAGGACTACAAAGAGAATATCATGTTTATTTTGTCCCCCGCCGCACTGTTGTTTGTGAGAAA GTTCTTGAGGAAGAGAAATTACATAACATGGTTACAATCGGGGAGTATCCCTTGTATATTGTACCAATGGATGAGGATGTACTATCATTTGAGCTTgaccttgcttacaaa GAGTGCCAAGTTGATGGTGATACAAGCTCGCTTTGGCATATCGCAAAAGCAATTCACAAACTTGAG TTCTCTTTTGGAGTGATACCAAATCTGAGGGCAAAAGGAAAAGCATCTGTGCGTGTTGCAGACATCCTAAACCGAATGCAGGCTGAGGAACCAGTCAACTCATCTGAC ATGGTTATGCCAGAGATAAACACACTAATCCTTTTAGATAGAGAG GTGGATATGGTTACTCCTTTGTGTTCTCAATTAACATATGAAGGATTACTTGATGAG TTTTTGAATATCAAGAATGGTTCTATAGAGCTTGATGCGTCTATTATGGGACTTCAGCAAGAGGGGAAAAAAACTAAAGTTCCACTTAATTCAAC TGACAAGCTCTTCAAGGAGATACGGGATCTCAACTTTGAAGTTGTTGTCCAG ATTTTGCGTCAAAAAGCTACATCCATGAAGCAAGACTACACTGAGATGACGACTACT TCACAATCAGTTTCCGAGTTGAAGGACTTCGTGAAAAAGCTGAACTCATTGCCAGAAATCACT AGACACATAAATCTCGCTCAGCATCTGACAACATTCACATCAAAGCCTTCATTTCTGGGGCAGCTTGATATGGAGCATACAATTGTTGAGTCTCAGAGTTATGACAT ATGCTTTGACTATATTGAAGAGTTGATCCACAAGCAGGAGCCTTTGACGACGGTCCTGCGCCTTCTAATCCTGTTTTCCGTTACTAATTCTGGGTTGCCAAAGAAGCATTTCGACTACTTAAG GAGAGAACTACTACATAGCTATGGATTTGAGCACATAACAACCCTAAATAATTTAGAGAAAGCTGGGCTCTTTAAAAAGCAG GAGTCAAGGAGCAACTGGCTTACCATAAAACGTGCTCTGCAGCTTGTGGTTGAAGACACTGATACAGCCAA CCCCAATGATATCTCTTATGTCTTCTCTGGATATGCACCACTTAGCATTCGTCTGATCCAGCATGCCATTCGATCTGGATG GCGTCCTGTTGAAGAAATTTTGAAGCTGCTACCTGGACCTCACCTGGAAACAAAGAGG GGTGCATTCTCAAATAGCCCATCATTTGACTCTTTATCAGGGGTTTCAACCGGCATAGCCAA AGTACCTGATGGGAGGCGTGCCCTGGTgcttgttgtctttgttggaGGCGTTACCTTTGCAGAGATTTCTGCTCTTCGGTTTCTCTGTTCTCAG GAAGGCATGGCATATGATTTAATTATTGCAACGACAAAAATAGTCAATGGACAAACTTTGGTTGAGACATTTATGGAGAAGCTAGGTTGA